A portion of the Micromonospora vinacea genome contains these proteins:
- a CDS encoding MBL fold metallo-hydrolase: protein MSTAHQVRITHIGGPTTLIEVGGWRLLTDPTFDPPGRRYTFGWGTSSRKLTGPTIPAADLGPVHAVLLSHDHHGDNLDDDGRALLSGAGAVLTTVPGARRLGPHTRGLRAGQSTRLTHPRRPTIEVTATPCRHGPPLSGPIVGTVIGFALRWAGQQHGALWVTGDTVLTRRVRRVATRIQVGTVLLHLGGVRFPVTGPLRYSMTARRAAKLCAELRPHTVIPVHYEGWQHFQEPREAIERVFTAAPPPVRDSIHWLPPGEPTTIDA from the coding sequence GTGAGCACCGCACACCAGGTGCGGATCACCCATATCGGCGGCCCCACCACGCTGATCGAGGTCGGCGGGTGGCGGCTGCTCACCGACCCCACGTTCGACCCACCCGGGCGGCGCTACACGTTCGGCTGGGGCACCTCGTCGCGCAAGCTCACCGGCCCGACGATCCCCGCCGCCGACCTCGGGCCGGTCCACGCGGTCCTGCTCAGCCACGACCACCACGGCGACAACCTCGACGACGACGGCCGGGCGCTCCTCAGCGGTGCGGGCGCGGTCCTCACCACCGTGCCCGGGGCACGCCGGCTCGGCCCCCACACCCGGGGCCTGCGCGCCGGGCAGAGCACCCGGCTCACGCACCCCCGGCGACCCACGATCGAGGTGACCGCCACGCCGTGCCGGCACGGCCCGCCGCTGAGCGGCCCGATCGTCGGCACCGTCATCGGCTTCGCCCTGCGCTGGGCCGGGCAACAACACGGCGCGCTCTGGGTCACCGGCGACACCGTGCTGACCCGCCGGGTACGCCGAGTCGCCACCCGCATCCAGGTCGGCACGGTGCTGCTGCACCTAGGTGGGGTGCGATTCCCCGTCACCGGGCCGTTGCGCTACTCGATGACGGCCCGGCGAGCCGCGAAACTGTGCGCCGAGCTTCGGCCCCACACCGTGATCCCGGTGCACTACGAGGGCTGGCAGCACTTCCAGGAACCCCGCGAGGCCATCGAACGGGTGTTCACCGCCGCACCGCCTCCGGTGCGCGACAGCATCCACTGGCTCCCACCGGGCGAACCCACCACCATCGACGCCTGA